In Marinifilum sp. JC120, the sequence CTTTCATACCCAGTGGAGTGATGAGATATTGTTTGATGAATTCTTCAGGAGATAGGGCAGCCATTTCCTTGTTGAAATTCAAGGCCAGAATGATGTCCGGCTTATGTAGGCTTATCAGCTCAAGTTTTTGCGAGGTCAGAGTGATGAAGGGCGGGGTTTTACTGTTTACCAGTACCCGCAGGGGGTGGGGATCAAAGGTTACAACAACGCTGGCAAGGCCGTTGGCCCGAGCCTTTTTGCAGGTGCTGCTGATAAGCTTCTGGTGGCCTTTGTGGACCCCGTCGAAGTTTCCGATAGTTACGCATGCGCCTTTTTCAGGCTTGATTATTTCATCTATTGATTTTGCGATGATCATATTCGCTTCACTTTATATTTAAGGATAGAATTTTGGAAACGAAAACCGTTACCCCAAAAGTCCGCATCATTCAAGCTTTCCCTTGCCCTCTTCCTCGGGCGGTTTCGGGTTGATTGTTTCTTGTAGTATCTTTAGTTCTGCACGTTGTTTTTTTGTTTTTGCCAATCCTTCGGCCTTTTTAAGGTGAAACTGAGCCTGTTTCATATCATGATCGTATAAGGCTGCGTATGCCAACTGGGCGTGTGCTTGAAAATAGTGTCCGGATTCCCCGAGCATTCGTCCGAGATGGTAGTGGATTTCCTGATCATAGGGGACCATTTCCGCGACCCTGCGCATGGTCAGGATGGCCTGTTTGTAATTTTTTCTTACACCCTCAATGCGGGCGATGAAGAACAGAGCCATAACATCGCGAGGATCTCGTAAGTATGCTTCGCGCAGCAGCGGTGATGCCTTATCCATCTTGCCGATAGTAAAGTAAAAGCGGCCTTGCTCTCTTAAGATCAAAGTATCGTCGGGGCAGAGGGCGCGTGCTTTGTTAAATTCCTGTTCCGCAAATTTGTATTTCTTCATGCGGGAGTAAACAATTCCCAAGCCAAGATGGTCTAAGCAGGTCCTTTTATTCTCGGGTATTGCCAGATAATGGGCAAGGGCTACGTCCGGGGAGGTCAACCTTGACCGGATCAAAGTCTGAACTTTGAAGAATGCAGCATCATCATTTTCGCGCTTAAAATAATTCGGTGGCATGCGCTTGAAGCGGTCCTCCAGATAGCCGATACGGGCATCAAGGCCGGGGTGAGTGGAAAGGTAGGTCGGGATATTGGTGTTGCTGATATGCCATTGGCGTTGTTTCATTACTTTGAAGCCATCAACCATGCTTTTGGGATTATAGCCTGCGGCAATAAGGTAGTTCATGCCTAAGTGGTCTGCTTCACGTTCATTCTCTTGAGTGTAGTTCAGGTATGCGCTTTTAGCGCCGCCCATGGAACCCATAGCAATAGCTGAGCCAAGGTTGCCCATATTGCTGCCGCCCCCGGCAATGCCGACCAGCATTCCGGCAAGTGTGCCGAGCATGCTGGCAAAGTTGACCATTTTCATTTTTTCCATGCGTCGGGCCACATGGCGCAGGGATACGTGGGCAAGTTCGTGACCGATTACCGCTGCAAGCTCTGCCTCATGCTTCATGTTCAGGATCAGTCCGGTGTAAACATATACATATCCGCCCGGAACAGCGAAGGCGTTCATGGCATTGTTGCGGATAACTGTGGCTTTGATGGGAAACGGCTGGGGCGGAATATGCTTGGCGATGCGATCCACAAGGTTTTTCACATAGCCCTCAATTTGGGGATCAAGAATAACCGGAAGCCTGCTGCGAACCATCTTATCGAATTCTCGACCGAGCCTGATTTCGTCGGAGACCGTAAAATCGCCAAAAAGCGAGTTTGCCGTGGCCTGCGGAGTCATCCAGAAACTGAAAAAAAAGATCAGTATTAATGAAGTGGCCTGAAGGATTATTTTGTTTCTGATAGGCATACTAAAATATATTTGATTTAGAGATGATGTTGATTATTTTGATTTATGAGGAAGAGAGTAAGTTTTGAATGGATGGTTGTAAAGAAAGGAAGCAAAAAGAAAACCCCGCAGAAAAAATCTGCGGGGTTAATAATTCTTTATGGGATGGACTGATTATTTGCCCATCATATCGAAGAATTCTTCGTTGTTTTTTGTGCCCTTCATCTTATCCAGCAGGAATTCCATGGAATCGATGGAGTTCATGGGTGCAAGCAGTTTACGCAGGATCCAGACCTTGTTGAGTACGCCGTCGTCAAGAAGGAGTTCTTCTTTACGTGTGCCGGAACGATTGATGTCGATAGCCGGGAATACACGTTTTTCAGAGAGCTTGCGGTCAAGGTAGAGATCCATGTTACCGGTACCTTTAAACTCTTCAAAGATGACTTCATCCATGCGGGATCCGGTATCGATGAGTGCGGTGGCAATGATGGTCAGGCTGCCGCCTTCTTCGATGTTACGGGCTGCGCCGAAGAATCTTTTGGGGCGCTGCATGGCGTTAGCGTCCAGACCACCGGAAAGAACCCTGCCGGAGGAAGGGGTTACGGCGTTGTACGCGCGTCCGAGACGGGTGATGGAGTCGAGCAGGATGACAACGTCACGTTTACGCTCAACAAGGCGTTTTGCCTTTTCAAGGACCATCTCGGTAACCTGCACATGGCGCTGCGGAGGCTCGTCAAAAGTGGAGCTGACCACTTCGGCCTTAACAGTTCTGGCCATGTCGGTAACTTCTTCGGGGCGTTCGTCGATGAGCAGCACAATGAGATCAACGTCAGGATGATTGGCGTTGATGGAGTTTGCGATGTTCTGCAACATCATGGTCTTACCTGTACGGGGCGGTGCAACGAGCAGTGCGCGCTGGCCGCGTCCGATGGGGGAAAGAATATCGATTACCCGGGAACTGAAATTTTTGGGACCGTTTTCCATTTTAAAACGGTTGTCCGGATACACGGGGGTGAGGTTGTCGAAAAGTACCAGATTTCTGGAATGTTCCGGAGCCTCAAGCCCGATTTCATTTACCCTGAGCAGGGCAAAGTAGCGTTCGCCTTCTTTAGGAGGACGGATCTGGCCGGATATGATGTCACCCTTACGCAGACCGAATCTTCTGATCTGGGAAGGTGAAACGTAAATATCGTCCGGTCCGGGCATGTAGCTGTAGGTCGGGGAACGCAGGAAACCGAAACCGTCGGGAAGGACTTCCAGAACACCTTCGCCGTAAATCTGGCCATTCTGGGAAGCGCAGCCCTGAAGCAGGGCGAAGATCAGTTCCTGCTTGCGCATGCCGCTGGGGTTTTCAACTTTGAATTTAGCTGCCAGATCCATAAGATCAGACATCTTCTTCTGTTTCAGTTCAGTCAGGTTCAGGTTTTCTATTTTTTTATCTTGGCCCATACTGTATAACCGGATTTAAAAGTTAAAAAATATTATTAAGCTAATGGAAAGCAACAGCAATGCATACTTTAGATGATCATGCACTTACCTGAATGCTTTACCTTTAACTGGATGATGAAAATTATATTGGATTTTCCTGAGTGAGGGGCTGTTCTTCTGTTCGAATACAACGATTCTAAGTCGTCTTTGATTCTTGCTCCACCCTAGTCGCAGTGTTTCTTTATAGAGATGCTACACAGGTTTCCCCTGAAGGGGAATAAAGCAACTCCAAAACGTGCAACTCATAGGGCATTAACTGAAAGAATCGTTTATGACAAGTCGTTTGAACAGGATTTTCAGGATTCATCTTCCTGTTTTTCCAGAACGTCAACAAAAAGTGCATTGATCTTTTCCTTGATTTCTTCTTGATCAACACCGAGAGCGAAAGAAAGTTCCATTGAAACCAGGCCCATAGCCTGTTCCAGAAGTCTGCGCTCACCAAAAGAGAGTTCTTTGTCCCGTCCGATCAGGAAGAGCTCCTTGAGTACATATGCTACATCATGAAGATCGCCGCTTTTAAGCTTTTCAGAATACTCACGGTAGCGTCTGTTCCAGTTCTGTCCGGTGTATCCGGTGAAATCAGATCTATCCTTGAGGCTTTCGAAAATCTCCATGCCCGCGTCTTTATCACAAACTGAGCGCAAACCTACGTTGTGCGCGTTCATGACCGGAACCATGAGCGTAACATTGTTACTTAAAATGCGGACAATATAAAACTCGGCAGTTGATCCGCCGATTTCCTGACTTTCAATACGTTCTACTTTGCCTACTCCCTGCGAAGGGTAGACTACCAACTGCTCTAGCTCAAACACTCATGGCTCCTTGGACTTACTAAAGAAATGTTTGGAAGGGTCAATGCGAATTCCGGGAATACTCCGGTATGGTGATGGCGCGATTACGTGTACTTCAGGATTAGCTGAAAACGGGTTTACAGGCCCTTCCAATTTCTTTTACCCTCTTATTGATGTCTATCTTCTATAGAGGGAATTGCTACGAAAAATTATTATAACTGAATTGTGAAAAATAGTCTATGGTTCGGTTTCAGGAACATCGGGCGTGAAACTGTTCATGAACTGAGTTGCCGTTCCTTGGCCCCGCCTGAAATGCAGGTTCAGTCCCTTGATGGCTGCTTGAGACATTTGTCCTGCGACTTCAAGTTCCTGAGAGTTAAACTCTTCAAGGACATAGTCTTTCACTTGTGAGGAAAATTCCGGGCGGCCTATGCCGACCCTGATCCTGAAGAAATTAGGTGAGCCCATTTTCTCCTGAATTGATTCCAAGCCCCGGTGTCCGTTATTACCGCCGCCTTTTTTGAACTTCATCCTTCCGCAAGGGAGATCCAGTTCATCATGGATGACGAATATATTTGATACCGGAATGGAGAACTTTCCGCATATGGCCGCAACTGCTTTGCCGCTCAGGTTCATGTAGGTGAGCGGCTTTGTAACCAGCACATTGCTCCCGGCCATGTTCACGCTGAACAGTTCGAAATCGCCGGATATACCCATTTCTTTGTAGCGCATGTTTTTGCGGGATGCGGACATTTCAGCCAAAGCATCAATAGCCATAAACCCGATATTGTGTCTGGTTTTGGCATATTCGGGGCCGGGGTTACCCAGTCCTGCGATAAGTGCTTTGTATTCCATGATTGTATCCCTGCTTAACAAACGGCAAAGGCCCCGGATAAACCGGGGCCCGAAAATGAATATATTGCTTTAGGCTTATTCGTCAGCTGCTTCTGCTGAATCTTCGCCTTCCTCTTCTTCAGAAGAACCGCGTCCTGCGGCACAACGAACGAGTGCAAAGTTGCTGTCGTGCTGTACGGTTGCGCCACCATCCAGTTCGATTTCGTTTACGAATACGGTGTCGCCAACGTTCATGGTGTCGATGTTTACAACGATTTCAGCAGGAATGGTTGCTGCGGTACAAGCTACGGTCAGCTTTTCGCGGTAGATAGCCATGCGACCACCGAGTTTAACACCGGGTGCAGTACCTTCAGTCACAACGGGAACGTCGATCTTGAGGGGACGGTCAGCGGAAACGCCGAGCAGGTCGATGTGGTTGGGACGGGGACGAACGGGGTCCATCTGGATTTTCCAGATCAGAGTGTCGTAGGTCTTACCATCAACTTCAAGGCTGAAGACACGGGTAGTGCCGATCTGGCGATACAGTTTAACGAATTCAATTTCGTTAACGGAAAGGATCAGGTTTTCGCCGTCCTGAGAATAGAAGACAACGGGAACCATACCCTGATTGCGAAGCTGACGGTTTGCGGATTTACCTGTTTTGGTACGCACATCAGCTTTGAAGGTTACTTTTTCAGACATTATGTTCTCCTTATGGTTAACCTGCTGTCGCTCGAAATGACCGACAGAGGGTGGGAATAGGCGTAATTAAACGAAGAGTACGCTTACAGAAGACTCGGTGTGCACGTTGTGGATACACTTGGCGAGGATTCCGGCAACGGATTTCACTTTGATCTTGCCGCCGCTCTTAGCGATTTTTTCTTCGGGGACAGGCAGGGTGTTGGTTACAATCACCTCGGAAAAAGGTGCTGCGGCCAGCCTGTCGATAGCCGGTCCGGAAAGAACCGGGTGGGTTGCGCAGGCGATTACGTCTTTTGCACCATGGTCTATAAGAACCTTGGCTGCCTGACACATGGTGCCTGCGGTATCGATCATGTCGTCCATGACCACGCAGACTTTATCTTTTACTTCGCCGATGACGTGCATTGCTTTGGCCTGGTTGGGAGCATCGCGACGTTTGTCCACAATTGCCAGTCCGGCATTGAGGCGTTTGGCGTATGCTCTTGCGCGTTCGGTTCCTCCTGCATCAGGGGAAACCATGACCATGTCATCGTCACGGGTGCGCAGTTCGTCCAGAAGGACGGGCGCTGCATAAATATTGTCTACCGGGAGGTTGAAAAAGCCTTGGATCTGGCCTGCGTGCAGGTCGATAGTGACCAGACGCTGCATACCGGCAACGGTCAGGCAGTCGGCACAGAGTTTTGCACTGATTGGTGCACGGGGAGAAACCTTGCGGTCCTGTCTGGCGTAACCGTAATAGGGAACAACTGCGGTTACTCGGCGGGCACTTGCTCTTTTAAGTGCGTCCAGCATGAGGCAAAGTTCCATGAAGTGAAAGTTCACCGGATCACAGGTGGACTGGACTATGAAAACATCACAGCCGCGGACATTGTCCTGAATCTCAATGCGAATTTCACCATCACTGAATTTTTCACGCAGGCAAGGAGTAAGTTTGCTGCCGAGATGGTCACAGATTGCTTCTGAAAGCGCCAGATTTGACGAGCCGCTGATAATCTTAAGTTCACCGTTCATGTCGGTCTCCAACTTGACCTCTCGGAAAGAGAAATAAATTTGGCAGGGATGGAAGGACTTGAACCCTCGAATGCGTGGACCAAAACCACGTGCCTTACCAACTTGGCGACATCCCTGCACATATTATATGGAAATATGTACTATATTAAAATTAAGAAAACGTGTGAAGAACAGATTCGACTTTCATCGATTTTAAGCCTGATGCAGCTTTTTTTGCTGCGCCTCTTTCCCTAAAGAATGAGATCACGCTGGCTCCGCTTCCGCTCATTACAGCTCCGCAGGCTCCGTTTTTCAGTAAGTATTCTTTTGTCTCCCTGATTTTGGGAAACTCTGGAAGAACAACCTCTTCAAAGTCATTGAACAAAGTTACCTTCGTTTGGGAGGCCGTTCTATTATTACCGCTGGCTGACGTTGTCAAGTCAAAGGCGTCACTTTTTTTCAAATTAGTGGATTGATCTCGGTTGGACCATGCCTTGTATGCCCACACGGTATTTACGTGCACATCCGGGCAGGCTAATAACGCGGTCAGGCCGGAAAGGTCAACCTCTACGGGGAATAAAATTTCACCAATTCCTTTCGCCCATGCCGGACCGTCCAGCAAAAAGAAGGGCACATCCGCGCCAAGCCCCGCAGCCAGTGCGTTTAGCTTGTCGTGCGCAAGACCCGGACTTTTCGGGTGGTTATTTAAGAAACGGAGCATGGAAGCCGCATCGGAGCTGCCGCCGCCAAGTCCTGCACCGGTGGGGGTGCGTTTGGTCAATTCTATATGCAGGCCAGGACGGAATCCGGTGGCTTCGCTGTATTTATCCCAAGCCTTGTAAATAAGATTATCTTCCGCAGGAAGGTCGAATTCTGCACAATGAATGGTACATCCTTCTCCGGTTTCCGTTACCTCCAAAGTGTCGGCCAGTGCCGGGAAGGGATGAAATAGGGTCTCCAGCTCATGATAACCGTCTTCCCTTTTGCCAACAATTTTTAGGTAAAGGTTGACCTTAGCCGGTGCGGTAAGAATTATTTTCGTCATGGGCAGTCTAATAACGTAAAGAGCTTGAATTAGGAAGCCCGTCCTGAGCAGTTTCAGGACGGGCTGTTTGTTGGAGAGCTAGCAACAGTCGGGAGACTATTTGTCTTTCAATTCTATGGTGCGGAATATGTTATGACCCTGACGTTTCAGGAGCAGCATTACCAGTCCGCGCTTTTTGCCTTCGGTGTTGATTATCTTCTGGAGATCTTTGATGGAATTAACCTTGTGTTGATTGGCTTCCAGAATCACATCCCCTACAGCGATAGCGGCTTCTTCGGCAGGAGTTTCCTGCATAACTTCTATGACCAGCAGCCCTTCAGGTCTTTCAAGACCGAGGGATTGGGCTTCGGCTTTACGGTTGACCCTGCGGACTACCAGCCCGAGGTCATCAAGGTTTTCTTCAGCAGCCTTGGGGGATATCTTTTCAGCTTCGGCTACAACATTCTTGCCGTTGCGTTCGCCAAGCACGATGCGCAGGTTCTTTTCGCGTCCCTTGCGCCATACTTTAATACTTACGGCTTTGCCCGGGGGCAGTGCTGCCACGGTTCGCAGCAGGTCGTTGGTGTCGTCGATTTTTTCACCACTAACCTTGAGGATGACGTCGCCGACTTTCATGCCGCCCTTATCCGCGGGATCGCCGGGGTTGACGGAGTTGACCAATGCGCCGGTTTCTTCTTTGAGACCGAGGGCTTTTGCGGTCTTTGCGTCAGCGTCCTGAATGGTTACGCCGAGCCAGCCGCGGCTGACTTTATGATCAGTCTTGAGCTGAGAGATAATATTTTCAGCCATATTACTGGGGATGGCAAAGCCGATTCCCTGACCGCTGGCGATGATGGCCGTATTGATACCGATGACACGTCCCTTGAGATCGATGAGCGGACCGCCGGAGTTTCCGGGGTTGATGCTGGCATCAGTCTGGATGAAATTGTCAAAGGGCCCTGCGCCGATGATACGGCCCTTGGCACTGATAATTCCCTTGGTCACGGTGTGTCCCAGACCGAAGGGGTTACCGATAGCCAGTACCCATTCCCCTACTTCGGCTTTTTCCGAATTGGCGAAATCAAGGAAGGGCAGGTCTTTTTTTACTTCTATTTTTAAGAGGGCAAGGTCGGTTTCTTTGTCACGGCCGATGATTTTTGCCGGGTATTCGTGCCCGTCATTCTGTAGTTTTACCGTGATTTCATCCGCAGAGGCGACCACGTGGTTGTTGGTGACTA encodes:
- a CDS encoding transcription termination factor Rho, with the translated sequence MGQDKKIENLNLTELKQKKMSDLMDLAAKFKVENPSGMRKQELIFALLQGCASQNGQIYGEGVLEVLPDGFGFLRSPTYSYMPGPDDIYVSPSQIRRFGLRKGDIISGQIRPPKEGERYFALLRVNEIGLEAPEHSRNLVLFDNLTPVYPDNRFKMENGPKNFSSRVIDILSPIGRGQRALLVAPPRTGKTMMLQNIANSINANHPDVDLIVLLIDERPEEVTDMARTVKAEVVSSTFDEPPQRHVQVTEMVLEKAKRLVERKRDVVILLDSITRLGRAYNAVTPSSGRVLSGGLDANAMQRPKRFFGAARNIEEGGSLTIIATALIDTGSRMDEVIFEEFKGTGNMDLYLDRKLSEKRVFPAIDINRSGTRKEELLLDDGVLNKVWILRKLLAPMNSIDSMEFLLDKMKGTKNNEEFFDMMGK
- a CDS encoding 50S ribosomal protein L25, with protein sequence MSEKVTFKADVRTKTGKSANRQLRNQGMVPVVFYSQDGENLILSVNEIEFVKLYRQIGTTRVFSLEVDGKTYDTLIWKIQMDPVRPRPNHIDLLGVSADRPLKIDVPVVTEGTAPGVKLGGRMAIYREKLTVACTAATIPAEIVVNIDTMNVGDTVFVNEIELDGGATVQHDSNFALVRCAAGRGSSEEEEGEDSAEAADE
- a CDS encoding CarD family transcriptional regulator, which codes for MFELEQLVVYPSQGVGKVERIESQEIGGSTAEFYIVRILSNNVTLMVPVMNAHNVGLRSVCDKDAGMEIFESLKDRSDFTGYTGQNWNRRYREYSEKLKSGDLHDVAYVLKELFLIGRDKELSFGERRLLEQAMGLVSMELSFALGVDQEEIKEKINALFVDVLEKQEDES
- a CDS encoding DegQ family serine endoprotease, which translates into the protein MKLKRYIGLLALIIVLILPVYAQADGLPSFVDLAKKCGPAVVNINTVKMVEVGNPMEDFFKFHGKGKNNPFEDFFKQFNNRGNGKQPKQKRKTGSLGSGFIISKDGYVVTNNHVVASADEITVKLQNDGHEYPAKIIGRDKETDLALLKIEVKKDLPFLDFANSEKAEVGEWVLAIGNPFGLGHTVTKGIISAKGRIIGAGPFDNFIQTDASINPGNSGGPLIDLKGRVIGINTAIIASGQGIGFAIPSNMAENIISQLKTDHKVSRGWLGVTIQDADAKTAKALGLKEETGALVNSVNPGDPADKGGMKVGDVILKVSGEKIDDTNDLLRTVAALPPGKAVSIKVWRKGREKNLRIVLGERNGKNVVAEAEKISPKAAEENLDDLGLVVRRVNRKAEAQSLGLERPEGLLVIEVMQETPAEEAAIAVGDVILEANQHKVNSIKDLQKIINTEGKKRGLVMLLLKRQGHNIFRTIELKDK
- a CDS encoding ribose-phosphate pyrophosphokinase, which gives rise to MNGELKIISGSSNLALSEAICDHLGSKLTPCLREKFSDGEIRIEIQDNVRGCDVFIVQSTCDPVNFHFMELCLMLDALKRASARRVTAVVPYYGYARQDRKVSPRAPISAKLCADCLTVAGMQRLVTIDLHAGQIQGFFNLPVDNIYAAPVLLDELRTRDDDMVMVSPDAGGTERARAYAKRLNAGLAIVDKRRDAPNQAKAMHVIGEVKDKVCVVMDDMIDTAGTMCQAAKVLIDHGAKDVIACATHPVLSGPAIDRLAAAPFSEVIVTNTLPVPEEKIAKSGGKIKVKSVAGILAKCIHNVHTESSVSVLFV
- a CDS encoding 4-(cytidine 5'-diphospho)-2-C-methyl-D-erythritol kinase — encoded protein: MTKIILTAPAKVNLYLKIVGKREDGYHELETLFHPFPALADTLEVTETGEGCTIHCAEFDLPAEDNLIYKAWDKYSEATGFRPGLHIELTKRTPTGAGLGGGSSDAASMLRFLNNHPKSPGLAHDKLNALAAGLGADVPFFLLDGPAWAKGIGEILFPVEVDLSGLTALLACPDVHVNTVWAYKAWSNRDQSTNLKKSDAFDLTTSASGNNRTASQTKVTLFNDFEEVVLPEFPKIRETKEYLLKNGACGAVMSGSGASVISFFRERGAAKKAASGLKSMKVESVLHTFS
- a CDS encoding aminoacyl-tRNA hydrolase, yielding MEYKALIAGLGNPGPEYAKTRHNIGFMAIDALAEMSASRKNMRYKEMGISGDFELFSVNMAGSNVLVTKPLTYMNLSGKAVAAICGKFSIPVSNIFVIHDELDLPCGRMKFKKGGGNNGHRGLESIQEKMGSPNFFRIRVGIGRPEFSSQVKDYVLEEFNSQELEVAGQMSQAAIKGLNLHFRRGQGTATQFMNSFTPDVPETEP
- a CDS encoding peptidase M48 Ste24p, producing MTPQATANSLFGDFTVSDEIRLGREFDKMVRSRLPVILDPQIEGYVKNLVDRIAKHIPPQPFPIKATVIRNNAMNAFAVPGGYVYVYTGLILNMKHEAELAAVIGHELAHVSLRHVARRMEKMKMVNFASMLGTLAGMLVGIAGGGSNMGNLGSAIAMGSMGGAKSAYLNYTQENEREADHLGMNYLIAAGYNPKSMVDGFKVMKQRQWHISNTNIPTYLSTHPGLDARIGYLEDRFKRMPPNYFKRENDDAAFFKVQTLIRSRLTSPDVALAHYLAIPENKRTCLDHLGLGIVYSRMKKYKFAEQEFNKARALCPDDTLILREQGRFYFTIGKMDKASPLLREAYLRDPRDVMALFFIARIEGVRKNYKQAILTMRRVAEMVPYDQEIHYHLGRMLGESGHYFQAHAQLAYAALYDHDMKQAQFHLKKAEGLAKTKKQRAELKILQETINPKPPEEEGKGKLE